From one Esox lucius isolate fEsoLuc1 chromosome 11, fEsoLuc1.pri, whole genome shotgun sequence genomic stretch:
- the mpg gene encoding DNA-3-methyladenine glycosylase encodes MSGRKRKQISESVLESEDQVKRNDLHHDYTNSGDVNPGIVKCPYFSEEEYCQRLGEEFFNQPCISLAKAFLGKVLVRQCADGGELRGRVVETEAYLGGVDKASHSAGGKRTQRTTAMFMKPGTIYVYPIYGIHLCMNVSSQGEGAAVLLRAVEPLQGLPVMRKLRAAKRREGARALKDKELCNGPSKLCQALDIQRCFDRRDLTSDPEVWLERDPQMGPQESDPHLVVSAPRIGVDSHGEWASKPLRFYLRGHPCVSVVDKQAETDSLTGQRLTR; translated from the exons ATGTCAGGGCGAAAGAGAAAGCAGATTTCGGAATCCGTATTGGAGTCTGAGGACCAAGTGAAAAGGAATGACCTGCATCATGACTATACCAATAGTGGCGATGTCAATCCGGGGATAGTAAAGTGTCCCTATTTCTCCGAGGAGGAGTACTGCCAAAGGCTTGGAGAAGAGTTCTTTAACCAGCCATGTATCAGCTTGGCAAAAGCATTCCTGGGCAAG GTGCTGGTGCGTCAGTGTGCAGATGGGGGTGAACTGAGGGGGCGGGTGGTGGAGACGGAGGCCTACCTGGGGGGCGTGGACAAAGCCTCTCACTCTGCCGGGGGGAAACGCACACAGAGGACCACCGCCATGTTTATGAAACCAGGCACCATCTATGTGTACCCCATCTATGGCATCCACCTGTGTATGAATGTTTCCAGCCAAG GGGAAGGTGCTGCTGTGCTCCTGCGTGCTGTGGAGCCCCTCCAGGGCCTGCCTGTGATGCGGAAGCTGCGTGCAGCCAAGCGGAGGGAGGGCGCTCGGGCCCTGAAGGACAAGGAGCTGTGCAATGGCCCTTCTAAGTTGTGCCAGGCCTTGGACATACAGCGCTGCTTTGACCGGAGAGACCTAACCTCAGACCCAGAAGTGTGGCTGGAGAGAGACCCTCAAATGGGGCCACAGGAGTCAGACCCGCATCTGGTGGTCTCTGCACCCCGGATCGGCGTTGACTCTCACGGGGAGTGGGCCTCCAAGCCCCTGCGCTTCTATCTTCGTGGTCACCCATGTGTGAGTGTAGTGGACAAACAGGCAGAGACGGACTCACTCACCGGACAACGCTTGACTCGATGA